The following DNA comes from Musa acuminata AAA Group cultivar baxijiao chromosome BXJ1-4, Cavendish_Baxijiao_AAA, whole genome shotgun sequence.
AGATATGTTATGGAATCGGGTCATGGAACAAAGAACTATTTATTGTGGTACATGCACAACTTATCAAAATCTAAGCATCAACAAGCAAAAACATAAATATCAATAACCAAGAGGTATTTTATAAAACATCTACATAAATATCATTAACAATTAAAGAATTTATGAGTTAAGCTATCGCCAACAGACCTGCAGGATCTTCACTCTGCCAGCAACATCAGGTCTATCAACTGTGACCTGCCGATCAAACCTCCCAGGCCTCAGCAAAGCCGAATCCAGCACATCTGGCCTGTTAGTCGCTGCCAGTACTATCACTCCACTGTTCCCCGAGAACCCATCCATCTCCGTCAAGAGCTGATTGATGGTCTGCTCCCTCTCATCATTGCCACCGCCAAGCCCAGCTCCTCTCTGCCTTCCCACCGCATCAATTTCATCGATGAAAACAATGCACGGTGCCTTAGCCTTTGCCTTCTCAAACAGATCCCGGACCCTCGACGCCCCCACTCCCACAAATAGCTCCACGAACTCGGACGCTGCACACGAGAAGAACGGGACTCCGGCCTCTCCTGCCACCGCCCTCGCCAGCAGCGTCTTGCCGGTACCCGGCGGACCCACCAAGAGACAACCTTTAGGAATCTTCGCCCCCAAAGCCGTATACTTGTCCGGGTTCTTCAAGAAGTCCACCACTTCCTGCAACTCAAGTTTGGCCTGGTCGGCTCCGGCGACATCAGCGAAGGTGACACCGGTCTCCGGAACCTCCTGGAACTTAGATTTGGACCGGCCAAAGTCCATCGGCCCGCCAAGCCCACCCGGCCCGCCCCCAGGTCCCCCCTGGGACCGGCGGAAGAGGAAAAAGAGACCGGCAAAGGCGAGAAAGGGGAAGATCAGATTCCCGATGAAATTAAACAGCCCATTGCCGGCGTCCCCCTCCGAGACCGAGATGTCCACGCCGTTCATCGCCAGGATGTCGATCAGGTCGGGATCGTTGGGGACGATGACGGCGGCCCGGCGGCCATCGACAGCCGTGAGCTGAAGCACCCCGCCGTCCTTGCTGAAGCGGACGCGCTCGACCTTGCCCTTCTTGACGGCATCGAGGAACTCGCTGTAGCGCCACTGGGAGCCCTCGGGGAGGTCCGAGGACGTCTGCGGCCTGGGGGCCGTGAGGAGGGACTGGGCGAAGGGGTTGTCGGGCTTGGAGGCGGCATCGAACTGGACGGCGGGCGGCGAAGGGGGAGGCGGGACCGGGGCGACGTCCTCGGCGATGGCGACCCGGGGGAGGGAGGAAAGGAGGAAGGCGGCGGCCGCGGCAACGGAAGGGGACAGGGTGAGGCGGTTGTCGTTGCTATTCTTGTTGCGATCGAGGAGTGATCGAATGGAGTTGGTTCGTctcgggaggaggagggaagggtTGGGCGTGGATTTCGGACGGAGTCTGGTGCCGAATAGAGTGGAGGTGAGGAGATGGCTTGCGGAAGCCATTGTAGCGAAGCGAAGCAAATCCGTGTGCGAGTCTATCTCTACGGGGATCGATCGTCCTTATTGCGAGACGATTACTGTGGAGTTTGGGATGTGTGTAGGGGTTCGTCTACGTGGAGTCGATTGTGGCCAATCGTTTTGATATTTGGGGATTGGAGTGTCAATGAGACGACGGAATGAAAGAACAAAGAAAACGGTGCCAGTGAGGAAAACAACGGTAATTGTGCTGTGCCGTGAGCCACGTCGAGGCATTCGTTATGGCAGTTTCTTGTTTTAACTTGGAGTCATAGTCATTTCCAAgcagtaaattatatatatatatatatatatatatatatatatatatatatatataatgtggaattccataatttatatatgAGATCGTGATATGAGTGAATTTTGCAATAAATTTTGGTCGTTGTTACTTTTAATGAAtgaaaaaaaatccatgaatGACAGGTGTTATATTTTGATGGGATGTAATTCATAATATAGCATTAGCATTTAAGTATTTTCAATATAATATCCGAACCAAatgtgatttataaaaaaattaccaAACATCAAATTACATTAAAATATGCATTAAACCCTATCCAATAATTTAGTGAAGATGGGACCACTAGTTCACTTGGCCAAATGCTATGCATAGGAGCCCACCTAAGGTTATTGGATAACTCACTAATTTAATTGAGTTTGAATCATTAGCCTAAGTTAATAACAATAAACTCAATGTGAAATTAAATTTGAGGTATTGCATATGCTTCTGTTGTGATATGTTGGAGAAGGTTGTGGAATTTGTTCGGGAACAAATTGATGAACTTGTGGGGTACTGTTAGGATTTTTTTTTGAGctatttattaagtctatttaatCCAGTTATTTACTGTGTCTGTTTGATTTAGTTAGAGtcagataaaaatttatttaatatttatttattattaagagttcaagtccttatggaccctaggtggaactctataaatagtgatctaACTATTTttttcaatcaatcaatgaaatgttattccaataCGTGGACAAACCATAAGaagtcaatcccctcgaagtgattatcctttttctttcatttcttctatttttttacgataagaccttagggtcttatcatttggtatcagagcgacaatcCTTGGCATCTCAATATAGTGATTGAcgtagctatatatatatatatatatatatatgttgaagctGATAGCCACGCACATtgttccttctcaaccgagaaggaacctgtGCTTTCTGGCGTCTCTCCATCGTCGGTGCTTCTTCCTGGCCGGTGACCACCGCCGTCGTCGCTCCCTAGCTAACGCCCACCACCACCACTACGCCCCAGTCAGCAACTTtctctcctcgcttccccatctctcTCGAGCAAGAAGGCTGCGGCCATTATTTCCCATCCAGCAAACCACCACTCGTAGCTGCCCATCGGTGACGCTGCCTTAGCTGCACCACCGTTGCCAGCCACCGTCGGTTGTGATCAttcagcatcgccagcggcttcTCCTATAGTGCAGATTAACATAGTATCCTTTGCTGCCGCAACCGCCGGTCACtattttgaagcatcagcctgacattgttttgattgatacgggtagcactaataattttatggacaagaaAGTTGCAAGTCGATTAGCCCAccatattgaagactatgacagatttaaagtaaagattgctaaaagacattttaacaaatgttcaaagataaaattgattatacagggtcaAGAGTTTCTTGTAATAATTACTACACTAAAaaaccgacctattgcttacactataaaaaagtagagacctacttacttgatcaacggtttatgatgcgttacagataacttatgactgaagtgttgaaagagaaactctccgagtttgatgctactcagccttgagaataagactgatttgaagagggagaaattgttatgatattttttttgagtttttgaataatgtttattgagtctgcttAGTTCAATTGTTTactgagtctgtttagtttagttagaattatgtagagatttatttaatatttatttattattaagagtcccggTAGATCTTATGTGGAACTTTATAACCCTTTTTTCAATTaatcaattaatcaatgaaatattattccaaacAATTATTGGATAAGATCttaggtcttatcgtaaaagtaatgataaaaataaaagaaaaagggaTGCATAAACTTATTGGTGTATCCTTAAATCACAAACTTTTTGAACTTTTGACACCAATAAttgcctttctttttctttctataaaACTCGGTTGAATTACAATCGTGGCATGCATAAAAGATGTCAGTCTATTTTAGTGAAATCAAGAAATCAGtatgaagcaaaaaaaaattaccTTTTGTTTTGGTTTTTGCTCTTTCCAATACTGTTCTCCTTGTTGTATTCCTCCTCCTTTTATTCTTTCTTGGTTTGATACATAATTTCAAActgattaaaataaatttaaacttgctccaaaattttaattaattaattttaaatattttcccaaagtatttatatttttaaaaaaaaataattttataaataattcaaaatttgttaagtatattattaatttaattcatTAGTGTGGACCTCTGTCCCCAAAAAAAActgtgattttaaaaaataagagcTCTGTGAAACAGAAAGGAAACAAATTGCTTTTTTGTGGGAAAAAAAAGGGCAAAAAACTGAAACTTTTCTCAGGAATATATTTTCTTCTCGACATTTTAATATCCCGCAGTTTCTattcctagagagagagagagagagagagagagagagagagagagatggaaccACTGGAGGATGCTTTGCtggggagaaagagagagagggactTAGAGGAGATCAAGAGCGTGAGGCAGTTCATGGAGCATGtgtgggaggagaagaagaagctgTGGTACTTGGCGGGGCCGGCCATCTTCACGTCCCTCGCCCAGTACTCCCTGGGCGCCGTCACCCAGATCTTCGCTGGCCACCTCACCACCCTCGAGCTCGACGCCGTCTCCACCGAGAACATGGTCATCGCCGGCCTCGCCTTAGGCATCATGGTACgtcaaccaattccacttcttaatGATGAGAACCAGCAAGTTCTCCGGTCTTACGTCTTACCAGATCGTTTTCCTCCTTCTCCTCCCGCTGTAGTTCGCGTTGAGATCTCATCGATTCAAATCATAAAAGTAATTTTCATCGTGTTATTGGTAGACAGAACTGCATAATTAGATGTACACAACAGATGTTAGGGTTCCTTATTGCCACAACCAAAAGAAGAAACATTTCCTTGGGGGAAATTACAACTACCATAACTCTAATAATATGTTGAGTTCATTCTTGTATACTTGTAGCTGTTAGTTCACTTATCGACCTTTAAATGATCGAGAGCTGCACTTCTAAAATGATGATATCGATTAATGGTGGGAACAGTTGAAGACTTATGGGTTAGATGAAAAAgctcagatctctctctctctctctctctctcttctggtaCTGATTTGCATTGGCGTGAAGACTTTTCTGGGTGTAGATAATAAGCGATTAAAGATCAATGAGGGTTTCAAACTCTAAATGATTTTTGTTAGATGATTATGACATATCGCCATCAAAGCAATGAATTAGGCGTAGAGATTTGTTGGATAAGGTTTTGAACTAATGACTCTCATACCACCCCCAAAAATATCCTTAACATGCCTCAATTCATTCCATGAACATATGGCATGAGTAGGTGGATAACTTCTCTGCCCTATCTGAAGGTGCGAGGATTGCAATTATTGGATCGCAGTCATTGTGGGCTTTTATTCGAGAAATACGAGTTGCTTTGCTGTCGGCATTTGTCTCACGGGTGTCCTGTTTTACTTTTCTATTGATATCTATGATCACAAATGAGGGATTTTTCTTGTAATAGTGTTTATGCTGTATATATTTGAAACTTTGTTCGGCAAATTCCAGAAAAATaccttttttagattttttttttccacggAAGTACTTTTTATTTTCACAATTTCTTAACAGTTTTTTTTGTCTAATATTTAGAATActttctttttcctctcttttcttATGGATCGATCTATGAGGTAAACTGGCCtagttatatattttttacatTGTGTTGTAGTATTTTtaacaatataaaaaaaaatactataacgcAATACAAATAcattataacataatatttttgtacaaatttttataaaattatcttatttattgtattttttatactatgatatcatatttttaataatattaaaaaaactataatacagtgtttttatataattttataaaaatatcagtatTTTTATActgcattataatattttattgaatataatAAATCATTTGCTAGAAAAATTCTGAAAAATGAAAAGCATTTGCCTACAATATCATATCACTAACTTGCATTGCACAATATCATCCTTTTTTCTCTTCATCCTCTTCTTTTTATCTTCTACATGATTTCACTCATAGCTGGGCATGGGAAGTGCCCTGGAGACCTTGTGTGGCCAGGCGTTTGGTGCAAAGCAGCTCCACATGTTGGGGATCTACATGCAGCGGTCATGGGTCATCCTCACGGCGATGTGCATCTGCCTACTGCCCATCTACCTCTTTGCCACCcacatatttttatataattttataaaaatatcagtatTTTTATActgcattataatattttattgaatataatAAATCATTTGCTAGAAAAATTCTGAAAAATGAAAAGCATTTGCCTACAATATCATATCACTAACTTGCATTGCACAATATCATCCTTTTTTCTCTTCATCCTCTTCTTTTTATCTTCTACATGATTTCACTCATAGCTGGGCATGGGAAGTGCCCTGGAGACCTTGTGTGGCCAGGCGTTTGGTGCAAAGCAGCTCCACATGTTGGGGATCTACATGCAGCGGTCATGGGTCATCCTCACGGCGATGTGCATCTGCCTACTGCCCATCTACCTCTTTGCCACCCACATCCTCCTTTTCTTCCACCAGGATGCAGAGATCGCAGTGCTTGCAGGGAGATTCTCCCTCTACATGATCCCTCAGTTATTTGCCTATGGACTCAACTTCCCCATCCAGAAGTTCCTACAAGCGCAGAGCAAGGTGATGACCATGGCGGTCGTCTCAGCAGTGGCGTTGCTGTTCCACTTGTTCCTCAGCTGGCTTCTCATAGTCCAATTCAAGCTTGGTCTTGTGGGTGCTGCAACTTCGCTTAATGCAGCTTGGTGGGTCGTCGTTGTCGGGCAGTTCATATACGTAGCTTGGGGATGCTGCCCCGGTGCTTGGAATGGCTTCAGCTGGGGAGCTTTTAGGGACTTGGGTGCCTTTGCGAGGCTCTCTATTGCTTCTGCAATTATGATGTGGTATGTGTatgatcttatttaattagataaaatatattacagATATGATTAGATTTTAGTTATAATTGTTAGTGAATAAAAATGAAGTCCACTCTTATGATTCCTTaagagaaatttttttaattatcttttctAGATCCTCTCACTTATATATGACAAGATATTTTAGGAATCATACGAACCTTCCGATAAATccctattttattaattatagtagttctaaaaataaaaaaagatgaaaagaAGAATCTAGCATGAGGATCATTATTATATTGCTTCGTGTCATTCGAGCTATCTAGTTGATTATTGTGTTCAAAAGATATGTATATTCTATCTTAGATCTATGATACAAATTTtcacataataattttatttcatataattgatatcAAAGTCATGTTATTGAAATCTAAGTTGTCATATATCATTAAAGAAACTAGATCTATTTTGATTTACTTATGCATTAGATTTAATttgattatatcaaattattgttTCTATTTTGATTCTATGATGCTTACATCTTATGATCCAAATATGCTAAGTCTCTACTATTGGGTCTGTATACATTGTTTAATCCCTAGGTTGTCATGGAGGATCTATGAACAACAGAAGGATAAAGATGTCGAACGAAAGGATACGTAGCACTGTATTAGTAGGTCGTTGCTAGAAACACTACTATGGATAGCAGCGTGAGCGTCAGACATTAGCGCTATAGGATAATTGCAAGGAGACTAGTGTAAGCCAGTCACATAAGGTTGAGCAATGTAGTGGCGGTTCCATTACATTGTGCAAGCGACACTGTTGCATGCAACAACACTTCTACGAGTGGTGGACGGTAGCACCAATGCTAGATATCAGCGTTGATACTAGGTGCAACGAATAGCCCTGCAACTAGGCGATGGCACATGATGAAAGCGACTGTAATCGATGACATGATAAGGGGTGACAGTTGCTTAGCTATGCGATAATGGTCAACGATGCTTAGCAAAGTGGTTTGATAGCTTCGCAGCACAACAACAGTTGTACAACAACGAACGATGGTGACGTTGATGACAACTAAGCATTGACAGTACAAGCACAAACTACGTGATAGAGGAAGCTACCATAGATCGCTATGTGTGGTGATGGATGGTAGCCCTCATGAAGGATAAGCCATAGTGAGGGTGCGGAAAAGGGGGCTTACTGGGTTGCATCACTTAGCATCGGTAACAATGTagattaaaatcgataagataggtaCAGGCAATGCTAGACAATAATCAATCATAGAGATAGTCCTACAATGGTGGTGGAGGAAGCTACGATGAGAAGCcgacgacaagaagaaatatgttatttagctctaattttgaacAAAATCCTTAATTTTGAGTTTGTTTTAGGGTTGCTCCTTTAATTTATTCTTTCCATTATGTCCTTTTGACAACTATTTAATTTTGACTGATTTAATTTTAACCAAGTTTGACTTTGATAATTCCTAATTTTGACCTATTGCACTTGTTTATTGACCTAATTAAAGTATTGACTATCTTAATCtggttaaattttaatttttgattgagCCTCAATTTTGGTCAatcctcaaaatttttttttgactAGATTTGAttctaaatatattttatttacttgATTAGATTTAGATTCCATCAATCTTGTTTGACCAAATttgaagaaaattaaattttgacTAATGTTTTACTTTGGTtaactctattttgttgatgTTTAGTCAAAATCTATCGGCTCATTTTTGGATAGCCCGATAGGCTTGCTCAATTAAATAAGGTTGATTGGAATAATTTAAGGTtcaattttgaattataaaaactataaattatgaatTTCTATTATGGCTTTCTCATATGACATATTGGTAAAATTTTATTACTTGTGATTCTTAAATTTGTGTAGTTATTCACATACATATGTTTgacattatgaaataatatttattttttttatataaaggtatgatttatgtttatcatgattatagttatcatataaggttttttatattaattaaaattaaataattattatgatcattttttttattattattgaactatttctacataaacttaattaaaaaaatttaatgaatattatttgtaacttatatccTAAGTTTTATCTAGTAACTATTAAAGTAGCATGAGATGGTAGGTTATGGGATGCAAATTATAATAACATCATTCCAAAGAAGAATTTACTTTGAATATGTGATAGGgtaatatgatattattttagatattttttcgtTTAGGATTGTATACATATAGATAATAACATCATTCCACATGAATGATACAAGTCCTCCATAATTCTTATGCATATGTAATTAAAAGTTTATTATATGTTCAAATATATATCAAATCATATATTAGTCTTATAATTAGAATACtagttaatattaaaattatctaggaatgaaatattaaaaaaatattaaaaaaagacaACAGATTATCGGTAAGggatgaaagattatatgctcatatatcAGAAAATAAATCGGTTTGAAAtgatgaaagattatatgctcatatatcAGAAACCAAATCAGTTTGAAatgatgaaattttaaatattataaattatcccGATAGTAAAAATTTCATTGTATAATTTATGTTTAAGCTAGACTTATTGACTTCATTTTAAATTTGAGTATGAGTACTTTTCaaaattttagaatccaattgaataaaattaattttaaatcttagattatatgatcatatttaattaattaagatatattatagatgtgATTGAATTTTAGTTACAATTATCGACTAATAGATAGAAAAAAAGTGGATGGATTCCTTAAGAGATAATGTGGACTTTTACCTTCCTAAAACATTTGTTTTAGATTTACGATTCTTGATTCTAATCCTGACGTTAAATTTTTAtgtaataattttatttcttttttacttGTTGTTTGTTTTTAGATCTCTTCTTCCATATTTGATGTTCTCATGTGTTTGCTGCCATCCATGTAGCCTGGAGTTCTGGTTCTACATGTTCCTCATCGTGTTGGCAGGCAACCTGAGGAATGCTCAGGTAGCAGTGGCTGCTATATCAATATGGTTAGTCCCTGACGGTCGATAAGCTTCCATCTCTCTATCGAGAAATCTCATAATTTACCTGTCGACGTTCCTGTTGCAGCATAAACTTGTACGGGTGGGAGATGATGGTGTTCTTCGGCTTCAATGCCGCCATCAGGTGATCCCGGACTAGCCTTCCTTCCtttatacattcttcttggttgtgtTGAAAGCCGATGATGATGGATCTGTCAGCGTGAGGATATCGAACGAGCTTGGAGCAGGCAGGCCGAGAGCGGCTAAGTTCTCGATACTGGTGGTCATCATGTCCTCCGTCGTGTTCGGCCTCGTCTTCTTTTCCCTGGTCTTGGTTCTCCAGGACGTTTACGGGGTTCCCTTCACCAACAGCCCTGACGTAGTTGCTGCAGTCACTGACCTCGCGGTGGTCTTCGCATTCACACTCCTCCTCAGCAGTGTCCAACCAGTTCTAACAGGTTTAGCATCGGAAGCCATTCCCCCATTGTGTCTTCACTTCTATCAACACTGCTTCAACTCGTGGACTCCGTGTTCAGGTGTGGCAGTAGGAGCTGGATGGCAGACATTGGTGGCTTATATCAATTTGGGATGTTATTATCTGGTGGGCATTCCAGTAGGCTGCCTGCTGGCGTATTATTTTGATCTAGGAGTGAAGGTAACCTTGCATTTGTTGTACTGCTTTATCTTCTCTactcttg
Coding sequences within:
- the LOC103980649 gene encoding protein DETOXIFICATION 33; this translates as MGSALETLCGQAFGAKQLHMLGIYMQRSWVILTAMCICLLPIYLFATHILLFFHQDAEIAVLAGRFSLYMIPQLFAYGLNFPIQKFLQAQSKVMTMAVVSAVALLFHLFLSWLLIVQFKLGLVGAATSLNAAWWVVVVGQFIYVAWGCCPGAWNGFSWGAFRDLGAFARLSIASAIMMCLEFWFYMFLIVLAGNLRNAQVAVAAISICINLYGWEMMVFFGFNAAISVRISNELGAGRPRAAKFSILVVIMSSVVFGLVFFSLVLVLQDVYGVPFTNSPDVVAAVTDLAVVFAFTLLLSSVQPVLTGVAVGAGWQTLVAYINLGCYYLVGIPVGCLLAYYFDLGVKGMWSGMLTGVGLQTLVLIGVTVGTNWDKEAMEAESRIRKWGGSVDEPTNKD
- the LOC135642521 gene encoding ATP-dependent zinc metalloprotease FTSH 1, chloroplastic-like; the protein is MASASHLLTSTLFGTRLRPKSTPNPSLLLPRRTNSIRSLLDRNKNSNDNRLTLSPSVAAAAAFLLSSLPRVAIAEDVAPVPPPPSPPAVQFDAASKPDNPFAQSLLTAPRPQTSSDLPEGSQWRYSEFLDAVKKGKVERVRFSKDGGVLQLTAVDGRRAAVIVPNDPDLIDILAMNGVDISVSEGDAGNGLFNFIGNLIFPFLAFAGLFFLFRRSQGGPGGGPGGLGGPMDFGRSKSKFQEVPETGVTFADVAGADQAKLELQEVVDFLKNPDKYTALGAKIPKGCLLVGPPGTGKTLLARAVAGEAGVPFFSCAASEFVELFVGVGASRVRDLFEKAKAKAPCIVFIDEIDAVGRQRGAGLGGGNDEREQTINQLLTEMDGFSGNSGVIVLAATNRPDVLDSALLRPGRFDRQVTVDRPDVAGRVKILQVHSRGKALAKDVDFEKIARRTPGFTGADLQNLMNEAAILAARRDLKEISKDEISDALERIIAGPEKKNAVVSDEKKKLVAYHEAGHALVGALMPEYDPVAKISIIPRGQAGGLTFFAPSEERLESGLYSRSYLENQMAVALGGRVAEEVIFGQENVTTGASNDFMQVSRVARQMVERFGFSKKIGQVAIGGSGGNPFLGQQMSTQKDYSMATADVVDAEVRELVERAYSRAKQIITTHSDILHKLAQLLIEKETVDGDEFMSLFIDGKAELYVA